From Solwaraspora sp. WMMD1047, the proteins below share one genomic window:
- a CDS encoding VOC family protein: MFNAITHSQIFVLDQDEALDFYVGKLGFEVHTDNDLGFMRWLTVNLPGQSDRQVLLEKPGPPSMDEATAAQVRDLLTKGAMAGWLMFTTDDCQKTYDTLVARGVEFTEPPTERPYGIDCGLRDPFGNRIRFGQLFDQG, encoded by the coding sequence ATGTTCAACGCGATCACCCACTCCCAGATCTTCGTCCTCGACCAGGACGAGGCCCTCGATTTCTACGTCGGCAAGCTCGGCTTCGAGGTGCACACCGACAACGACCTCGGCTTCATGCGCTGGCTGACGGTGAACCTGCCGGGCCAGTCCGACCGCCAGGTGCTGCTGGAGAAGCCGGGGCCGCCGTCGATGGACGAGGCGACCGCCGCCCAGGTCCGGGACCTGCTCACCAAGGGGGCGATGGCCGGCTGGCTGATGTTCACCACCGACGACTGCCAGAAGACGTACGACACCCTGGTGGCCCGGGGGGTCGAGTTCACCGAACCGCCCACGGAGCGGCCGTACGGTATCGACTGCGGGCTGCGTGACCCGTTCGGCAACCGAATCCGGTTCGGGCAGCTCTTCGACCAGGGCTGA
- a CDS encoding AraC family transcriptional regulator — protein MSRVVEESNRRLLRARDAMDRDYAQPLDIAALARIAIASEAHFIRTFRATFGETPHRYLQRRRVERSMYLLRESDRSVTEICLEVGFTSLGTFSRTFRDIVGESPTGYRRRSGPVAAPTCFAMAWMRPGRAVSDKPSGGPAD, from the coding sequence ATGAGCCGTGTGGTCGAGGAGTCCAACCGGCGACTGCTGCGGGCCCGCGACGCGATGGACCGCGACTACGCGCAGCCACTGGACATCGCGGCGCTGGCGCGGATCGCCATCGCCTCGGAGGCCCACTTCATCCGCACCTTCCGGGCCACCTTCGGCGAGACGCCGCACCGCTACCTGCAGCGGCGCCGGGTGGAGCGGTCGATGTACCTGTTGCGGGAGAGCGACCGCAGCGTGACCGAGATCTGCCTGGAGGTCGGTTTCACCAGCCTCGGCACCTTCAGCCGGACGTTCCGCGACATCGTCGGCGAGTCGCCGACCGGGTACCGCCGCCGCAGCGGGCCGGTCGCGGCGCCGACCTGCTTCGCGATGGCCTGGATGCGACCGGGCAGAGCAGTTTCGGATAAGCCTTCCGGCGGGCCGGCCGACTAG
- a CDS encoding RNA polymerase sigma factor produces MEDQALVAAISRRDPTGLDGAYRRYAPRLYAYARTLVGDAATAADVVQDTFLIAARHVTQLRDPTRLRPWLFSVARNECLRQLRGRVRVVPLEAYGPGVEPAAEPTDPGAAVQSGQLVELVRAAYGGLGEADREVIELTVRHGLSAADLAGVLGVSDKHAHARISRARAQFAVSLGALLVARTGRTDCPVLAGLLTDWDGALTPLLRKRIHRHTESCPTCGAHRRRQLNPAALLTGYAALPLAALLPLARQRLDLVAAHWRLAQPPPALGTSPGPPTGGARQVESPTGDSPAGVGPVGPAGVGPAADGYRWEPRTGFPVRYRAPGDRRRRVGLAAALVLLTACGAGLFAAAGPGAALLPTGSAPVTVSPPAVDVGGTAVGHAPPATGTAGPSPSPGGFADPVRPEGARISPAPGDPAAPDPDADRPDPDAPDPSTPPDPPGPGGSSDDPTPPVRELSVRATARVACTGGQSYAITVSATASEAISAATLTWRAADQRTGRMTVSGRGATGTAPRLTAARATWWVAVTAPDGRTARTSTGTATDPCPRPAG; encoded by the coding sequence GTGGAGGACCAGGCGCTCGTGGCGGCGATCTCCCGGCGGGACCCGACCGGGCTCGACGGGGCATACCGGCGCTATGCGCCCAGACTGTACGCGTACGCGCGCACCCTGGTCGGTGACGCCGCCACCGCGGCCGACGTCGTCCAGGACACCTTCCTGATCGCCGCCCGGCACGTCACCCAGCTCCGTGACCCGACCCGGTTGCGACCCTGGCTGTTCTCCGTCGCCCGCAACGAGTGCCTGCGCCAGCTCCGCGGCCGGGTCCGGGTGGTGCCCCTGGAAGCGTACGGCCCGGGCGTGGAGCCCGCGGCGGAGCCGACCGACCCGGGCGCCGCCGTGCAGAGCGGCCAGCTCGTCGAGCTGGTCCGGGCGGCCTACGGCGGGCTGGGCGAGGCCGACCGCGAGGTCATCGAGCTGACGGTGCGGCACGGGCTGTCGGCGGCCGACCTGGCCGGGGTGCTCGGCGTGTCGGACAAGCACGCGCATGCCCGGATCTCACGCGCCCGCGCCCAGTTCGCCGTCTCGTTGGGCGCGTTGCTGGTGGCCCGCACCGGCCGAACCGACTGTCCGGTGCTGGCCGGCCTGCTGACCGACTGGGACGGCGCGCTCACCCCGCTGCTGCGCAAGCGGATCCACCGGCACACCGAGTCGTGCCCGACCTGCGGGGCGCACCGACGCCGTCAGCTCAACCCGGCCGCCCTGCTGACCGGTTACGCCGCCCTGCCGCTGGCCGCGCTCCTCCCGTTGGCCAGGCAGCGGTTGGACCTGGTGGCCGCGCACTGGCGGCTGGCCCAACCACCGCCGGCGCTGGGCACCTCGCCCGGGCCGCCGACCGGCGGAGCCAGGCAGGTCGAATCCCCGACCGGCGACAGCCCTGCCGGGGTCGGCCCCGTCGGTCCGGCCGGGGTCGGCCCGGCCGCCGACGGCTACCGGTGGGAACCGCGGACCGGGTTTCCGGTCCGCTACCGCGCGCCGGGTGATCGGCGGCGCCGGGTCGGCCTCGCCGCCGCGCTGGTCCTGCTGACCGCGTGCGGGGCGGGCCTGTTCGCAGCGGCCGGTCCGGGGGCCGCGCTCCTGCCGACCGGATCCGCACCGGTCACGGTCTCACCGCCGGCAGTCGACGTCGGCGGGACGGCGGTTGGCCATGCTCCGCCCGCCACCGGCACCGCCGGTCCGTCACCCTCCCCGGGCGGCTTCGCCGATCCGGTACGGCCGGAGGGTGCCCGGATCAGCCCGGCCCCCGGTGACCCGGCGGCACCCGACCCGGACGCGGACCGGCCAGACCCGGACGCACCGGACCCGAGCACACCACCGGACCCGCCCGGCCCGGGCGGGTCGTCCGACGATCCGACGCCGCCGGTCCGGGAATTGAGCGTGCGGGCGACCGCCCGGGTCGCCTGCACCGGTGGCCAGTCGTACGCGATCACGGTGTCGGCCACCGCGAGCGAGGCCATCTCGGCGGCCACGCTCACCTGGCGCGCGGCGGACCAGCGCACCGGCCGGATGACGGTGAGCGGGCGCGGCGCGACCGGTACCGCGCCGCGGTTGACGGCCGCCCGGGCCACCTGGTGGGTCGCGGTCACCGCCCCCGATGGCCGGACCGCCCGGACGTCGACCGGCACGGCCACCGATCCCTGTCCCCGACCCGCCGGCTGA
- a CDS encoding serine hydrolase: protein MRSGFDRGIPRRLVAGLAAVVLGAMTLAGAAPAAAHPGLPSAVFDPDEVGWASVRDLDPAAFQAEFDKRSRAGYMVIDVDVDMSADGPRMGAVFQYNLDKRGWLVRTMMTEAEFDAAFDEAVRGNLRMVDFETWVRSGVRYYAAVWVRNVEGYGWSAKYGLTAAEFETYYHEQRDRRMPVDVDIYQTGTGTRYALIWVDNAEKLDWRLLGGITRDAYQDAIDAYQSTFRSLVVDSALTGAGQRYTGIWVANVNKRGWWVRSDLTRQQYVNWWHRYADEGYRVINFERYETADGTRYAGIWRQNSDRPAWTPREKVDALIEAERDSLDMPGISVAIMQDGEARYLRGFGHANIDDDVWLDSAHVQRLASVAKGVGGVLTLRLAEQDEIDPADAVADHIPGLPGHHSYTVEQVASNRGCVRHYAGAEEDDGADPADVAQWAAEDGTLATNQYATATAASAVFWGSDLVCAVGTSHYTTHGYAILGAALEGATGSPVADLVVDELTDPYDLGTLRPEDMSDTSVRRTTLYTSTNSEYTDPDEVSWKVLGGGLEASARDLASFGDKLIDGQIVSADSLDAMWVDPPWGYAYGWTNDTEDGHLRVYKNGGANGSTAYLQMFPDDGVTIAVLMNRADGVDGNRAESLGKSIGSLVLDQLP, encoded by the coding sequence ATGAGATCGGGATTCGACCGCGGCATCCCCCGCCGGCTGGTGGCAGGGCTGGCTGCCGTCGTACTCGGGGCGATGACGCTGGCCGGCGCGGCGCCGGCGGCGGCCCACCCGGGTCTGCCGTCGGCGGTGTTCGACCCCGACGAGGTGGGCTGGGCGTCCGTGCGGGACCTGGACCCGGCCGCGTTCCAGGCCGAGTTCGACAAGCGGTCGCGGGCCGGGTACATGGTGATCGACGTGGACGTCGACATGTCGGCCGACGGCCCCCGGATGGGTGCGGTGTTCCAGTACAACTTGGACAAGCGGGGCTGGCTGGTCCGCACCATGATGACCGAGGCGGAGTTCGACGCCGCGTTCGACGAGGCGGTCCGGGGCAACCTGCGGATGGTCGACTTCGAGACCTGGGTCCGGTCCGGGGTCCGCTACTACGCCGCTGTCTGGGTGCGCAACGTGGAGGGCTACGGCTGGTCGGCGAAGTACGGCCTGACCGCGGCCGAGTTCGAGACCTACTACCATGAGCAGCGGGACCGGCGGATGCCGGTCGACGTGGACATCTACCAAACCGGCACCGGCACCCGGTACGCGCTGATCTGGGTGGACAATGCCGAGAAACTGGACTGGCGGCTGCTCGGCGGGATCACCCGCGACGCGTACCAGGACGCGATCGACGCGTACCAGTCGACGTTCCGGTCGCTGGTGGTCGACTCGGCGCTGACCGGGGCCGGCCAGCGGTACACCGGCATCTGGGTGGCCAACGTCAACAAGCGCGGCTGGTGGGTGCGCAGCGACCTGACCCGCCAGCAATACGTCAACTGGTGGCACCGGTACGCCGACGAGGGCTACCGGGTGATCAACTTCGAGCGGTACGAGACCGCTGACGGCACCCGGTACGCCGGCATCTGGCGGCAGAACTCGGACCGGCCGGCGTGGACGCCGCGCGAGAAGGTGGACGCGCTGATCGAGGCCGAACGGGACAGCCTCGACATGCCCGGCATCAGCGTGGCGATCATGCAGGACGGCGAGGCGCGCTACCTGCGCGGATTCGGGCACGCCAACATCGACGACGACGTCTGGCTGGACTCGGCGCACGTGCAGCGGCTGGCCTCGGTCGCCAAGGGCGTCGGCGGGGTGCTCACCCTGCGGCTGGCCGAACAGGACGAGATCGACCCGGCGGACGCCGTTGCCGACCACATCCCGGGGCTGCCCGGCCACCACAGCTACACGGTCGAGCAGGTGGCGAGCAACCGCGGCTGCGTGCGGCACTACGCCGGGGCCGAGGAGGACGACGGCGCCGACCCGGCCGACGTGGCGCAGTGGGCGGCCGAGGACGGCACCCTGGCCACCAACCAGTACGCCACCGCCACCGCGGCGTCGGCCGTCTTCTGGGGCAGCGACCTGGTCTGTGCCGTGGGCACCTCGCACTACACCACCCACGGGTACGCCATCCTCGGCGCCGCCCTGGAGGGCGCCACCGGCAGCCCGGTCGCCGACCTGGTGGTCGACGAACTGACCGACCCGTACGACCTCGGTACCCTGCGACCGGAGGACATGTCCGACACCTCGGTCCGCCGGACCACCCTCTACACCTCGACGAACAGCGAGTACACCGACCCGGACGAGGTGAGCTGGAAGGTGCTCGGCGGCGGACTGGAGGCGTCGGCGCGCGACCTGGCGTCCTTCGGCGACAAGCTGATCGACGGGCAGATCGTCTCCGCCGACTCGCTGGACGCGATGTGGGTGGACCCGCCGTGGGGTTACGCGTACGGCTGGACCAACGACACCGAGGACGGCCACCTGCGGGTCTACAAGAACGGCGGCGCCAACGGCTCCACCGCGTACCTGCAGATGTTCCCCGACGACGGGGTCACCATCGCGGTCCTGATGAACCGCGCCGACGGCGTCGACGGCAACCGGGCCGAGTCGCTGGGCAAGTCGATCGGTTCGCTGGTCCTCGACCAGCTCCCGTAG
- a CDS encoding AAA family ATPase codes for MITTLAIENYRSLRSLVVGLGRLTVVTGANGTGKSSLYRALRLLADSSRNGAVAALAREGGLASTLWAGPGAIGRAVRAGEHPVQGTVRRGPVSLRLGFASDDFGYAIDFGLPPPGASFFGLDPLVKREAVWAGPVLRPSALLAERAGSALRIRDGRSWLAVPDAVAPFDSMLSEYTDPQRAPELLTVRERIRSWRFYDHLRTDAEAPARQARIGTRTPVLGHDGGDLAAALQTIRETGDGGALGAAVDAAFPGSELAIDVAAGGRFEVRLRQPGLLRPLGAAELSDGTLRYLLWVAALLSPRPPALLVLNEPETSLHPDLIRPLAGLILTGVARTQVVVVSHARALVNALEHDAAELTRIELVKELGETAVAGQGRLDQPPWQWPKR; via the coding sequence GTGATCACCACGCTCGCCATCGAGAACTACCGGTCGCTGCGCAGCCTGGTCGTGGGGCTGGGTCGGCTGACGGTGGTGACCGGGGCGAACGGCACCGGCAAGTCGAGCCTCTACCGGGCGCTGCGGCTGCTGGCGGACTCGTCGCGCAACGGCGCGGTCGCCGCACTGGCCCGCGAGGGTGGGCTCGCCTCGACGCTGTGGGCGGGGCCGGGGGCGATCGGCCGGGCGGTACGCGCCGGCGAGCATCCGGTGCAGGGCACCGTGCGACGCGGCCCGGTCAGCCTGCGGCTCGGCTTCGCCAGCGACGACTTCGGGTACGCGATCGATTTCGGTCTGCCGCCGCCGGGCGCGTCGTTCTTCGGGCTGGACCCGCTGGTCAAGCGCGAGGCGGTCTGGGCCGGTCCGGTGCTGCGCCCCTCGGCGCTGCTGGCCGAGCGGGCAGGCAGCGCGCTGCGGATCCGGGACGGCCGCTCCTGGCTGGCGGTGCCCGACGCCGTCGCGCCGTTCGACAGCATGCTCAGCGAGTACACCGATCCGCAGCGGGCGCCCGAACTGCTGACCGTCCGCGAGCGGATCCGGTCCTGGCGGTTCTACGACCACCTGCGCACCGACGCGGAGGCGCCGGCCCGGCAGGCGCGGATCGGCACCCGTACGCCGGTGCTCGGCCACGACGGCGGGGATCTCGCCGCCGCGCTGCAGACGATCCGGGAGACCGGCGACGGCGGCGCGCTCGGCGCCGCCGTCGACGCGGCGTTCCCCGGCAGTGAGTTGGCGATCGACGTGGCGGCCGGCGGCCGGTTCGAGGTGCGGCTGCGGCAGCCGGGCCTGCTGCGTCCGCTGGGTGCCGCCGAACTGTCCGACGGCACCCTGCGCTACCTGCTGTGGGTGGCCGCGCTGCTCAGCCCCCGGCCGCCGGCGTTGCTGGTGCTCAACGAGCCGGAGACGAGCCTGCACCCCGACCTGATCCGCCCGCTGGCCGGGTTGATCCTGACCGGCGTGGCGCGTACCCAGGTGGTGGTGGTCAGTCACGCCCGCGCGCTGGTGAACGCGCTGGAACACGACGCCGCCGAGTTGACCAGGATCGAACTGGTCAAGGAGCTCGGCGAGACCGCGGTGGCCGGTCAGGGCCGGCTCGACCAGCCGCCGTGGCAGTGGCCCAAGCGCTAG